In Providencia rettgeri, the following proteins share a genomic window:
- the hslU gene encoding HslU--HslV peptidase ATPase subunit: MSEMTPREIVSELDNHIIGQNKAKRSVAIALRNRWRRMQLNEILRHEVTPKNILMIGPTGVGKTEIARRLAKLANAPFIKVEATKFTEVGYVGKEVDSIIRDLTDSAVKMVRLQSIEKNRYRAEEMAEERILDVLIPPAKNNWGQSEPTDEHSPARQAFRKKLREGQLDDKEIEIEVAASPMGVEIMAPPGMEEMTNQLQSMFQNLAGQKQKPRKMKIKEAFKLLVEEEAAKLVNPEELKEQAIEAVEQNGIVFIDEFDKICKRGGQSSGPDVSREGVQRDLLPLIEGCTISTKHGMVKTDHILFIASGAFQVSSPSDLIPELQGRLPIRVELQALTTEDFVRILTEPNASLTEQYKALMATEGVNIEFTTDGIRKIAESAWQVNESTENIGARRLHTVLERLMEDISFDASDRNGQTIQIDADYVKQHLDELVADEDLSRFIL, from the coding sequence ATGTCCGAAATGACTCCACGCGAAATTGTCAGCGAACTCGACAATCATATTATTGGCCAAAATAAAGCCAAACGCTCTGTTGCGATTGCTCTGCGTAACCGCTGGCGCCGTATGCAGTTAAACGAAATATTACGTCACGAAGTTACCCCAAAAAATATTTTGATGATTGGCCCAACAGGGGTAGGTAAAACTGAAATTGCTCGCCGCCTTGCAAAATTAGCCAATGCGCCATTTATCAAAGTTGAAGCGACCAAATTTACTGAAGTCGGCTATGTTGGTAAAGAAGTTGACTCCATCATTCGCGATTTAACTGATTCAGCCGTTAAAATGGTGCGTTTACAGTCTATCGAGAAAAACCGCTACCGTGCTGAAGAAATGGCTGAAGAGCGTATTTTAGATGTGCTTATCCCACCAGCAAAAAATAACTGGGGGCAGTCTGAGCCAACAGATGAGCATTCTCCAGCTCGTCAAGCATTCCGTAAAAAATTACGTGAAGGCCAATTAGACGATAAAGAAATTGAAATCGAAGTCGCTGCCTCCCCTATGGGCGTTGAAATCATGGCGCCTCCAGGCATGGAAGAGATGACTAATCAGTTACAATCCATGTTCCAAAACTTAGCAGGCCAAAAGCAAAAACCTCGTAAGATGAAAATCAAAGAGGCATTCAAACTGCTCGTTGAAGAAGAAGCGGCTAAATTAGTCAACCCTGAAGAACTGAAAGAACAAGCGATTGAAGCCGTTGAACAAAATGGTATTGTTTTCATCGATGAGTTCGACAAAATTTGTAAGCGTGGTGGACAAAGCTCAGGCCCAGATGTGTCCCGTGAAGGGGTTCAACGCGATTTACTGCCATTAATCGAAGGCTGCACGATTTCCACTAAACACGGGATGGTCAAAACTGACCACATCCTGTTTATTGCTTCAGGTGCGTTCCAAGTTTCGAGCCCATCAGACTTGATCCCTGAGCTCCAAGGCCGTCTACCAATTCGCGTTGAGCTACAAGCACTAACAACGGAAGATTTTGTGCGAATTCTGACTGAACCAAACGCTTCATTAACTGAACAGTATAAAGCGTTGATGGCGACAGAAGGCGTGAATATCGAATTCACGACTGACGGCATTCGTAAGATTGCGGAATCAGCATGGCAAGTCAATGAGTCAACCGAAAATATTGGTGCTCGTCGCTTACACACGGTGCTTGAACGCTTAATGGAAGATATTTCTTTTGATGCCAGTGACCGTAACGGACAAACCATCCAAATCGATGCAGACTATGTCAAACAGCACTTAGATGAGCTGGTGGCAGATGAAGACTTGAGTAGATTTATTTTATAA
- a CDS encoding 1,4-dihydroxy-2-naphthoate polyprenyltransferase — MQSTSTTISRKQAWIESLRPKTLPLGVIAIVTGSALAYLTNNFKWPVALLALITAGLLQILSNLANDYGDAVKGSDTAERIGPLRGMQKGVITQADMKKALKLNITAACLSGLLLIIVACEKPEDAIGFVALGLIAIVAAITYTVGKKPYGYLGLGDISVLIFFGWLSVIGTYYLQANSFNIITVLPATACGLLSVAVLNINNMRDIENDIKAGKNTLAVRLGPQGARVYHAIIIVAAILCLAFFNLIYLHGWSGWLFSLAVPMLMNHLRRVLSDPTPEGMRPLLENMVKAALVTNVLFSIGVVMSK; from the coding sequence ATGCAGTCGACATCCACAACAATAAGTCGTAAACAAGCTTGGATTGAAAGTCTCCGCCCTAAAACCCTACCATTAGGGGTGATTGCGATTGTGACAGGCTCTGCACTCGCTTATTTAACGAATAATTTTAAATGGCCCGTCGCTTTATTAGCACTTATCACCGCGGGTTTATTACAGATTTTATCTAACCTTGCGAATGACTATGGTGATGCGGTCAAAGGCTCTGATACAGCTGAACGTATTGGTCCATTACGTGGCATGCAAAAAGGCGTTATCACGCAAGCGGATATGAAAAAAGCGCTGAAGCTCAATATTACGGCTGCCTGTCTTTCCGGCTTACTGTTAATTATTGTCGCCTGTGAAAAACCCGAGGATGCCATTGGTTTTGTCGCATTAGGGCTCATCGCTATCGTTGCGGCCATTACCTATACCGTCGGCAAGAAACCGTATGGCTACCTAGGGTTAGGGGATATCTCTGTCTTAATATTCTTTGGCTGGCTAAGTGTTATTGGGACTTATTATTTACAAGCAAATAGTTTTAATATCATCACTGTCCTACCTGCAACGGCGTGTGGGTTGCTCTCTGTCGCGGTATTGAATATCAATAATATGCGCGATATCGAAAACGATATTAAAGCAGGTAAAAATACCCTAGCAGTGCGCTTAGGCCCCCAAGGGGCTCGCGTTTATCACGCCATTATTATTGTTGCGGCTATTTTATGTTTGGCCTTTTTTAATCTAATTTATTTACACGGCTGGAGCGGTTGGCTATTTTCACTTGCCGTACCAATGCTGATGAACCATTTACGCCGTGTTCTGAGTGACCCAACGCCAGAAGGTATGCGTCCTTTACTGGAAAATATGGTAAAAGCGGCACTCGTGACCAACGTTTTATTCTCTATTGGCGTTGTAATGAGCAAATAA
- the rraA gene encoding ribonuclease E activity regulator RraA, translating to MKYDTSELCDIYQESVNVVEPLFSNFGGRTSFGGQIITVKCFEDNGLVYDLLEEDGTGRILLVDGGGSVRKALIDAEIARLAVDNHWEGIVVYGAVRQVDALMELDLGIQAIAAMPAGCPDEGIGESDIRVNFGGVTFFSGDYLYADNTGIILSEEPLIPSENDDFIEDDNIDA from the coding sequence ATGAAATATGATACTTCCGAACTCTGCGATATTTACCAAGAAAGCGTTAACGTGGTAGAACCCCTTTTCTCCAACTTTGGTGGACGTACTTCATTTGGCGGTCAAATCATTACAGTTAAGTGTTTTGAAGATAACGGCCTAGTGTATGATTTGCTGGAAGAGGATGGCACAGGGCGTATCCTACTCGTTGATGGCGGCGGCTCTGTCCGTAAGGCACTCATTGACGCTGAAATTGCAAGGCTAGCCGTTGATAACCACTGGGAAGGTATTGTGGTTTATGGTGCAGTCCGTCAGGTAGATGCGCTGATGGAACTTGATCTCGGTATTCAGGCTATCGCTGCGATGCCTGCAGGTTGCCCTGATGAAGGTATCGGTGAAAGTGATATCCGCGTTAATTTCGGCGGCGTCACTTTCTTCTCAGGCGATTACCTTTATGCCGATAACACTGGCATTATCCTTTCTGAAGAGCCATTAATCCCGTCTGAGAACGACGATTTTATCGAAGATGACAATATCGACGCATAA